Proteins from a genomic interval of Pseudomonas sp. RC10:
- a CDS encoding LpxA family transferase → MIRIGDYIESLDTSALSRWASLTPWELVSRAPEIVRELLVTLGDDYEIRGDIAVHKTVVVEEGAVLKGPLIIGPECFVATGAYLRGGCWVGERCIFGPGAELKTSFVFDGTKLAHFNFVGDSVLGAGVNLEAGSIVCNYRNERDDKEVRVRVDGRLRATGCDKFGALIGDRSRIGANAVLAPGALLAKATIIRRGEVFDAESKPL, encoded by the coding sequence ATGATCCGCATCGGCGACTATATCGAATCGCTGGACACCTCAGCCCTGTCGCGCTGGGCCTCGCTCACGCCGTGGGAACTGGTCAGCCGTGCCCCTGAAATCGTTCGCGAACTGTTGGTGACGCTGGGCGACGACTACGAAATCCGTGGCGACATTGCCGTTCACAAAACGGTGGTGGTCGAGGAGGGGGCGGTGCTCAAAGGGCCATTGATCATTGGGCCTGAGTGCTTCGTGGCCACCGGCGCGTACCTGCGGGGTGGTTGCTGGGTGGGTGAGCGCTGCATCTTCGGTCCCGGCGCGGAGCTGAAAACCTCGTTCGTTTTCGATGGCACCAAGCTCGCGCACTTCAATTTTGTGGGGGATTCGGTGCTGGGCGCGGGGGTGAATCTGGAGGCGGGCAGCATCGTCTGCAATTACCGCAACGAGCGCGACGACAAGGAAGTCCGCGTGCGCGTCGACGGCCGTCTGCGTGCCACGGGCTGCGACAAATTCGGCGCGCTGATCGGCGACCGCTCCCGCATCGGCGCCAACGCCGTGCTGGCGCCGGGGGCGTTGCTGGCCAAGGCGACCATCATCCGGCGCGGTGAGGTGTTTGACGCAGAAAGCAAGCCGTTGTAG
- a CDS encoding AbrB family transcriptional regulator, translating to MSRPTPFSLDTLHPLLQWLLLILLAGSAGQLFRYFHVPAALFLGPMLVAIGFGVSGASIRINKHVFRLGQGSVGVLVAHSMTMGVLLTAMHSWHVMVFATVLTIALSAVVGIGLARWGGIQGSTAAWGTSPGAASAMVAMSEDYGADSRVVATMQYVRVVCVVMVGALVSRAIGADVGGTDAHSTHAMLQGVNLLSLGLTVLTIVVGVTLGAKVPAGALLVPLLLGGALQLSGILQITMPTWLLAIAYGAIGSYIGLRFDRVTINYVWRRLPAMILGALLLILLCALSAWVIAEMMGKDFLSVYLATSPGGLDAMAIIAIDTHSDVGFVLAMQTLRLFGVIVTGAYIARQVIRVTQRLA from the coding sequence TTGTCGCGCCCCACCCCGTTTTCCCTCGACACCCTGCACCCGCTTTTGCAATGGCTGCTGCTCATCCTTCTCGCCGGCAGCGCCGGCCAACTGTTCCGCTACTTCCACGTTCCTGCTGCGCTGTTTCTCGGCCCAATGCTGGTGGCGATCGGCTTTGGCGTGTCCGGTGCGTCGATCCGGATCAACAAACACGTGTTCCGTCTCGGCCAAGGCTCGGTGGGGGTACTGGTGGCGCACTCGATGACCATGGGTGTGTTGCTCACGGCCATGCATTCCTGGCACGTGATGGTGTTCGCCACCGTGCTGACCATCGCGCTGAGCGCCGTGGTGGGCATCGGGCTGGCGCGCTGGGGCGGGATTCAGGGCAGCACGGCGGCATGGGGCACTTCGCCGGGGGCGGCGTCGGCGATGGTGGCGATGTCCGAAGATTACGGCGCCGACTCGCGGGTCGTGGCGACCATGCAATACGTGCGGGTGGTGTGTGTGGTGATGGTCGGCGCGCTGGTGAGCCGGGCAATTGGCGCCGATGTCGGCGGCACCGATGCGCACAGCACCCATGCGATGCTGCAAGGGGTGAACCTCCTGAGCCTGGGCCTGACTGTGCTGACCATTGTGGTCGGCGTGACCCTCGGCGCCAAAGTACCGGCTGGTGCACTGCTGGTCCCGCTCCTGTTGGGCGGCGCGCTGCAATTGAGCGGCATTTTGCAGATCACCATGCCGACCTGGCTGCTGGCAATTGCCTACGGCGCCATCGGCAGCTACATCGGCCTGCGGTTTGACCGGGTGACGATTAACTATGTATGGCGTCGCCTTCCCGCAATGATCCTGGGGGCGCTGCTGTTGATCCTGCTGTGCGCCCTCTCGGCCTGGGTGATCGCCGAAATGATGGGCAAGGATTTCCTCTCGGTGTACCTTGCTACGAGCCCCGGCGGGCTCGATGCCATGGCGATCATCGCCATCGACACCCACTCGGATGTCGGCTTTGTGCTGGCCATGCAGACCCTGCGCCTGTTCGGCGTAATCGTCACCGGCGCCTACATCGCGCGGCAAGTGATTCGCGTGACCCAACGGTTGGCGTGA
- a CDS encoding LysR family transcriptional regulator produces MDLRDLTYFETIAELGHLGRAAEKLNRSQPALTKSIQRLEESFGTKLFQRDGRRIKLTPVGELLQARGKMLQQSIAQTQREVRDFASGAVGEIRLGCAATMAEYLLPELTNALLKRAPDITLKLVIGQDDMLREQLRSGHLDMIICSQRGVEDEVTAYPILTDEAVVIASRNHPIFNAPYQMSDLCNYRWVLPPLGVSSRIWVDEAFTRHHLPLPVVQIEANSISLLPRLIAQTSLLSFIARETLEYGKNMQYLREVPLEATTMTRTICVILRREGYLSPAAHAMVQMLRDDGGSFFSWV; encoded by the coding sequence ATGGACCTGCGGGACCTCACCTATTTCGAAACCATCGCCGAGCTCGGTCACCTCGGTCGAGCCGCTGAAAAGCTCAATCGTAGCCAGCCCGCGTTGACCAAAAGCATTCAGCGGCTGGAAGAGTCATTTGGCACCAAGCTGTTTCAGCGCGACGGTCGCCGGATCAAACTGACCCCGGTGGGCGAGCTGTTGCAGGCACGGGGCAAGATGTTGCAGCAAAGCATCGCCCAGACCCAGCGCGAGGTGCGGGATTTCGCCAGCGGCGCTGTCGGGGAAATTCGACTGGGTTGTGCGGCGACGATGGCCGAATACCTGTTGCCCGAGCTGACCAATGCGCTGCTCAAACGGGCGCCGGACATCACCCTGAAGCTGGTCATCGGCCAGGACGACATGCTGCGCGAGCAACTGCGCTCAGGGCATCTGGACATGATCATCTGTTCCCAACGCGGCGTTGAAGACGAAGTCACCGCCTACCCGATCCTCACCGACGAAGCGGTGGTCATCGCCAGCCGCAATCACCCGATCTTCAACGCCCCCTATCAGATGAGCGACCTGTGCAACTACCGTTGGGTGTTGCCGCCGTTGGGGGTGTCGTCGCGGATCTGGGTCGATGAAGCGTTCACCCGTCATCACCTCCCGCTGCCCGTGGTGCAGATCGAGGCCAACTCCATTTCCCTGTTGCCGAGGCTGATCGCCCAGACGAGCCTGTTGAGCTTCATCGCCCGGGAAACCCTCGAATATGGCAAGAACATGCAATATCTGCGGGAGGTACCGCTGGAAGCTACGACCATGACGCGGACCATCTGCGTCATTCTGCGCCGCGAGGGCTACCTCTCGCCCGCGGCCCACGCGATGGTGCAAATGCTGCGCGACGACGGGGGCTCGTTTTTCAGTTGGGTGTAA
- a CDS encoding nucleoside 2-deoxyribosyltransferase, protein MPSLSTPRIYLAGFDVFRADAIEHGRYLKSLCEAHGLEGLYPFDNEVEQGLSPHDTARRICHANIDMIKRCDAVLANLNPFRGIEPDSGTAFEVGMAVALGKPVWAYFEDARPLREQIEHDAKGFDAQGYQVEDFQLPKNLMLACTWVGFSGTVEAAVEALAGHLKRPPGNAI, encoded by the coding sequence ATGCCTTCCCTTTCCACACCGCGCATCTATCTGGCGGGTTTCGATGTCTTTCGCGCCGATGCCATTGAACACGGGCGCTACCTTAAATCGCTGTGCGAGGCCCACGGGCTGGAAGGCCTGTACCCGTTCGACAACGAGGTCGAACAGGGCCTGTCGCCCCACGACACCGCCAGACGGATCTGCCACGCCAACATCGACATGATCAAACGCTGCGACGCCGTGCTGGCGAATCTCAACCCTTTCCGGGGAATCGAGCCGGACTCCGGAACGGCGTTCGAAGTGGGCATGGCAGTGGCGCTGGGCAAGCCGGTCTGGGCCTACTTCGAAGACGCCCGGCCCCTGCGCGAACAGATTGAGCACGATGCCAAAGGATTTGATGCGCAAGGGTATCAGGTGGAGGATTTTCAGCTGCCGAAGAACCTGATGCTGGCGTGTACGTGGGTGGGGTTCAGCGGGACGGTGGAAGCGGCCGTTGAGGCATTGGCCGGGCATTTGAAACGACCACCCGGCAACGCGATATAG
- a CDS encoding VRR-NUC domain-containing protein, with product MSTSPLDNPFYYLENFRQVLGWIGQRYDDLLNEEERTFIDDFAQLPQPAQALLVRMVMRKGVLFRASKLTYAEIGDARQAVAPLLACGWVDDQPHLDLSALFALLRKDELSQCFKAHGVKATEKKADLLARLLPVFEHIQPLDHWFSGVDEVIFALQVMPLCDRLRLLYFGNLYQEWSEFVLADLGIYRYEKVEFSLESRGISQREDIDTCLSLHSCRQALDEAEQLEELAIQALAIQTLNPWLSMRRAKLLFQIGQQAERQQAWPLALSVYAQSSYPGARVRRVRVLERGEQYAEAMALLQEAQATPENDEETQHLLRIQPRLLKKLGQGGGVKRKARTVTRLDLSVTPLPDHNVERLIQQHLAEEGSEVHYVENALVNSLFGLLCWPAIFAPLPGAFFHPFHSAPSDLYSPDFYQRRAALFEECLSQLDDERYLTVIRDTYVNKFGLQSPFVFWGTLTPGLLEQALHCLPAAHLNRWFRRLLQDIKANRTGMPDLIQFYPEQRRYRMIEVKGPGDRLQDNQLRWLDFCAEHEMPVVVCYVQWAQEVAGQSVVA from the coding sequence GTGAGCACTTCCCCCCTCGACAATCCGTTCTATTACCTGGAGAACTTTCGCCAGGTGTTGGGCTGGATCGGCCAGCGTTACGACGACCTGCTCAACGAGGAAGAACGCACGTTCATCGACGACTTCGCCCAACTGCCACAGCCTGCGCAGGCCTTGTTGGTGCGGATGGTCATGCGCAAGGGCGTGCTGTTTCGCGCCAGCAAGCTGACCTACGCGGAAATCGGTGATGCCCGCCAGGCCGTTGCGCCGTTGCTGGCGTGTGGTTGGGTTGACGATCAGCCACATCTCGACCTTTCAGCGCTGTTCGCCCTGTTGCGCAAGGACGAACTGAGCCAATGCTTCAAGGCCCATGGCGTCAAAGCCACCGAGAAAAAAGCCGATCTGCTGGCGCGTCTGCTGCCGGTTTTCGAACACATTCAGCCGCTGGATCACTGGTTTTCAGGCGTCGATGAAGTGATTTTCGCCTTGCAGGTCATGCCGCTGTGCGACCGGTTGCGCTTGTTGTACTTCGGCAATCTTTACCAGGAATGGTCCGAATTCGTGCTCGCGGACCTGGGCATTTATCGTTACGAAAAGGTCGAGTTTTCCCTTGAATCGCGAGGCATCAGTCAGCGCGAAGACATCGACACGTGCCTGAGCCTGCACAGCTGTCGGCAGGCGCTGGACGAAGCGGAGCAACTGGAAGAGCTGGCGATTCAGGCCCTGGCGATCCAGACCCTCAATCCGTGGCTGTCGATGCGCCGGGCCAAGCTGCTGTTCCAGATTGGCCAGCAGGCCGAGCGCCAACAGGCATGGCCGCTGGCGCTGAGCGTTTATGCCCAGTCCAGCTACCCCGGCGCACGGGTGCGCAGGGTTCGGGTGCTGGAACGTGGCGAGCAGTACGCCGAGGCCATGGCCCTGTTGCAAGAGGCTCAGGCCACGCCTGAAAACGACGAAGAGACCCAGCACCTGCTGCGGATTCAACCACGGCTATTAAAGAAGCTGGGGCAGGGCGGAGGGGTGAAACGCAAGGCGCGGACAGTCACGCGGCTGGACCTGAGTGTGACGCCGCTGCCCGACCACAATGTCGAGCGGCTGATCCAGCAGCACTTGGCCGAAGAGGGCAGCGAGGTGCACTACGTCGAGAATGCGCTGGTCAATTCGCTGTTCGGGTTGCTGTGCTGGCCGGCGATTTTCGCGCCGCTGCCGGGGGCGTTCTTCCACCCGTTCCACAGCGCGCCGAGCGACCTGTACAGCCCCGACTTTTATCAGCGGCGGGCGGCGTTGTTCGAGGAATGCCTGTCGCAACTGGACGATGAGCGTTATCTGACGGTCATCCGCGACACCTACGTGAACAAATTCGGCCTGCAATCGCCGTTCGTGTTCTGGGGCACCCTCACCCCGGGCCTGCTGGAGCAGGCGCTGCATTGCCTGCCCGCCGCTCACCTCAATCGCTGGTTTCGGCGTTTGTTGCAAGACATCAAGGCCAACCGCACGGGCATGCCCGACCTCATCCAGTTTTACCCCGAACAGCGCCGCTACCGGATGATCGAGGTGAAAGGGCCGGGCGACCGGTTGCAGGACAACCAACTGCGCTGGCTGGATTTCTGCGCCGAGCATGAGATGCCAGTGGTGGTGTGTTATGTGCAGTGGGCACAAGAGGTGGCGGGTCAGTCTGTTGTAGCGTGA
- a CDS encoding IS3 family transposase (programmed frameshift), producing MVKYTEQFKLTAVTAYLNGTNGFRTVARHFGIDFSLLRRWVASYRTGNSIKPMSYARRYSEDFKRQVLTYMHEHRLSLRQTAAHFDLGRSSLIGIWQRQYYSDSPVTPTAIQPADTPMKIKPAKPTDTNDAQKPREQLMAELEYMRMENAVLKELGPARGKGANTGEKVLIVRKLKHRFPLPDLLELVGLARSTFYYQVKAEQKPDRHAALKERVQQEYHKQRGLYGYRRIALALRKEGTLVNKKVIERLMAEQGLQSVVRPKKYRSYRGTVGKIAANLLERNFHAPRPKQKWVTDVTEFKVGQQKLYLSPVMDLYNGEIIAYETASRPYYELVGNMLDKALACLGDAPKLVVHSDQGWHYQQPRYRHALSEKGVKQSMSRKGNCLDNAAMESFFGTLKSEFFYLKRFESVEELKVGLDEYIHYYNHDRIKLRLNGMSPVEYRTQAAA from the exons ATGGTCAAGTACACCGAGCAGTTCAAGCTCACGGCGGTCACCGCCTACCTGAACGGCACCAACGGCTTCCGAACAGTGGCCAGACATTTTGGCATCGACTTCAGTCTCCTTCGACGCTGGGTCGCCAGTTATCGGACTGGCAACAGCATCAAGCCAATGTCGTATGCGCGGCGGTACAGCGAGGATTTCAAGCGCCAAGTCTTGACCTACATGCATGAGCATCGACTTTCGCTACGCCAGACCGCTGCGCATTTTGACCTTGGGCGGTCCTCCCTGATAGGCATCTGGCAACGCCAGTATTACAGTGACAGTCCTGTCACCCCTACTGCCATCCAGCCAGCCGACACGCCCATGAAAATCAAACCCGCCAAACCCACCGACACCAACGATGCACAAAAGCCACGAGAGCAGTTGATGGCTGAACTTGAGTACATGCGCATGGAGAACGCTGTCCTAAAGGAGCTC GGCCCTGCGCGAGGAAAAGGAGCGAACACGGGGGAAAAAGTCCTGATCGTCCGCAAACTCAAGCACCGATTCCCATTGCCCGACCTCCTTGAGCTGGTCGGGCTGGCACGCAGCACCTTCTATTACCAGGTCAAGGCTGAGCAGAAACCGGACCGGCATGCGGCGCTCAAGGAACGGGTGCAGCAGGAATATCACAAGCAGAGAGGGCTGTATGGCTATCGGCGTATTGCGCTTGCGCTCAGAAAGGAAGGAACGCTGGTCAACAAGAAGGTCATCGAACGGCTGATGGCCGAACAGGGTTTGCAATCGGTCGTACGGCCCAAGAAATACCGTTCCTACCGGGGGACTGTTGGCAAAATCGCCGCGAACCTGCTGGAGCGTAATTTTCATGCACCCCGGCCAAAACAGAAGTGGGTAACCGACGTCACCGAGTTCAAAGTGGGTCAGCAGAAGCTCTACTTGTCTCCTGTGATGGATTTGTACAACGGCGAAATCATCGCGTACGAAACAGCCAGTCGGCCTTACTACGAGTTGGTGGGGAACATGCTCGACAAGGCGTTGGCTTGCTTGGGAGACGCGCCCAAACTGGTCGTTCATTCGGACCAGGGATGGCACTACCAACAGCCACGCTATCGCCACGCGCTCAGCGAAAAAGGTGTGAAACAGAGCATGTCCCGCAAAGGCAATTGCCTGGATAATGCGGCGATGGAGAGTTTTTTCGGCACGCTGAAGTCAGAGTTTTTCTACCTGAAGCGTTTCGAGAGTGTGGAAGAATTGAAGGTCGGCCTGGATGAGTACATTCATTACTACAACCATGACCGCATCAAGCTGAGGCTCAATGGCATGAGTCCTGTTGAATACAGGACTCAGGCTGCGGCGTAA
- a CDS encoding DEAD/DEAH box helicase translates to MSSLLEKVLALPWEPLFKAQSVERGLEYAQQKRVAVEHLSGDLVRTVCRGSGLEMYTQTLMFKDPERTRTFVIGKCTCPVRTNCKHCAAALFYLQAPENQPDILAVVNRQSTDRATVVQPKPNLPEKLEKNIKPKPRLILASFEFSAYEPRNGKMQRHIQHRAALAFRYRELYASGTPSPGRSSDLLWHLKTETLRIRRHLDVEAQFRRQLQDLGFRIATRQSKALPDSAGEMFELPTDKAWLSFILEELPKLRDKGWQVEMNDDFGFDVTAVDDWYAVVDDEPERDWFDLELGIIVNGERLSLLPILINLLRTHPELMTAAGIAKRRDDEQLLVQLNHFTQRGGVPIQVALPYGRLKTVLATLGDFYWREDGNNAIRLSTADAARLKHLDDLPLVWQGGDRLREFSERLVNIKDAPVTAPEGLNATLRPYQLEGLSWMQALRELEVGGVLADDMGLGKTLQTLAHLLMEKQAGRLDRPALVVMPTSLIPNWVDEAKHFTPQLNVLALYGANRHQDYDRLEDYDLILTTYALLPRDVELLSKQLLHVLVLDEAQYIKNPNSKAAQAARQLNARQRLCLSGTPLENHLGELWSLFHFLMPGWLGDAKQFGSNYRTPIEKLGDGARLQHLNARIKPFLLRRTKEEVATELPPKTEIVHWVELNDAQRDVYETMRLAMDKKVRDEITRKGAARSQIIILEALLKLRQVCCDLRLVNSAPLSARQSSSAKLESLMDMLEELLAENRKILLFSQFTSMLGLIEAELTQRGIEYALLTGQTKDRRTPVQEFQSGKRSVFLISLKAGGTGLNLTAADTVIHYDPWWNPAAENQATDRAYRIGQEKPVFVYKMIARGTVEEKIQQLQHEKSALAAGVLDGRMSGDWRLQDDDIEALFAPLPLPPKRVKR, encoded by the coding sequence GTGTCATCCCTATTGGAAAAAGTCCTGGCCCTGCCATGGGAACCCCTGTTCAAAGCACAAAGCGTGGAGCGCGGGCTTGAGTATGCCCAGCAGAAACGTGTGGCCGTCGAACACCTCAGCGGCGACCTTGTGCGCACGGTTTGCCGGGGTTCGGGCCTGGAAATGTACACCCAGACCTTGATGTTCAAGGACCCTGAGCGCACGCGCACGTTCGTGATCGGCAAATGCACCTGCCCGGTCCGCACCAACTGCAAGCATTGTGCGGCAGCGCTGTTCTACCTGCAGGCGCCGGAAAACCAGCCGGACATACTGGCCGTCGTCAACCGCCAGTCCACCGACCGTGCCACCGTTGTCCAGCCGAAGCCCAACCTGCCTGAAAAGCTAGAAAAAAACATCAAGCCCAAGCCTCGGCTGATCCTCGCCAGCTTCGAATTCAGCGCCTACGAACCGCGCAACGGCAAGATGCAGCGGCACATCCAGCACCGCGCCGCGCTGGCCTTCCGTTATCGCGAACTGTACGCCTCGGGCACCCCAAGCCCTGGCCGTTCCAGCGATCTGCTCTGGCACCTGAAAACCGAAACCCTGCGCATCCGGCGGCATCTGGATGTCGAAGCGCAGTTCCGCAGGCAGTTGCAGGACCTCGGCTTTCGCATCGCCACCCGCCAGAGCAAAGCCTTGCCGGACAGTGCCGGGGAAATGTTCGAACTGCCCACCGACAAGGCCTGGCTGAGCTTCATCCTCGAAGAACTGCCCAAGCTGCGGGACAAAGGCTGGCAGGTCGAAATGAACGACGATTTCGGGTTTGACGTCACGGCCGTGGACGACTGGTACGCGGTGGTCGACGACGAGCCGGAGCGCGACTGGTTCGACCTGGAACTGGGAATCATCGTCAACGGTGAACGCCTGAGCCTGCTGCCGATTCTGATCAACCTGCTGCGGACCCACCCGGAATTGATGACCGCGGCGGGCATCGCCAAACGTCGGGACGACGAGCAGCTGCTGGTGCAGCTCAATCACTTCACCCAGCGCGGCGGCGTGCCGATTCAAGTGGCGCTGCCCTATGGCCGCCTGAAAACCGTGCTGGCGACCCTCGGCGATTTCTACTGGCGTGAAGACGGCAATAACGCCATCCGCCTGAGCACCGCCGACGCCGCCCGCCTCAAGCACCTCGACGACCTGCCGCTGGTGTGGCAAGGCGGCGACCGGCTGCGGGAGTTTTCCGAACGGCTGGTCAACATCAAGGACGCACCGGTCACTGCACCGGAAGGGCTGAACGCCACACTCCGGCCTTACCAGCTGGAAGGTCTGAGCTGGATGCAGGCCCTGCGCGAGCTGGAAGTTGGCGGTGTGCTGGCCGACGACATGGGCCTGGGCAAGACCCTGCAAACCCTGGCGCACTTGCTGATGGAGAAACAGGCCGGACGCCTGGATCGCCCGGCGCTGGTGGTGATGCCCACCAGCCTGATCCCCAACTGGGTAGACGAGGCAAAACACTTCACCCCGCAGCTCAACGTACTGGCGTTGTACGGCGCGAATCGGCATCAGGACTACGATCGCCTTGAGGATTACGACCTGATCCTCACCACCTACGCCCTGCTGCCCCGCGACGTCGAGTTGCTGAGTAAGCAACTCCTGCACGTGCTGGTGCTGGACGAAGCGCAGTACATCAAGAACCCCAACAGCAAGGCGGCGCAGGCCGCGCGTCAACTGAACGCCCGCCAGCGTCTGTGCCTGAGTGGCACGCCGCTGGAAAACCACTTGGGCGAGTTGTGGTCGTTGTTCCACTTCCTGATGCCCGGCTGGTTGGGGGATGCCAAACAGTTCGGCAGCAACTACCGCACGCCCATCGAAAAGCTCGGTGACGGCGCCCGGTTGCAGCACCTGAATGCGCGGATCAAGCCGTTTCTGTTGCGCCGGACCAAGGAGGAGGTCGCCACCGAGCTGCCGCCAAAAACCGAGATTGTGCACTGGGTCGAACTCAACGACGCCCAACGCGACGTGTACGAGACCATGCGGCTGGCGATGGACAAAAAGGTCCGTGACGAAATCACGCGCAAGGGCGCGGCGCGCAGTCAGATCATCATTCTCGAAGCCTTGCTCAAATTGCGGCAGGTCTGTTGCGACTTGCGTCTGGTCAACAGCGCACCCCTCAGCGCTCGTCAATCCAGTTCGGCCAAGCTGGAAAGCCTGATGGACATGCTGGAAGAACTCCTGGCGGAGAATCGCAAGATCCTGCTGTTCTCGCAGTTCACGTCGATGCTGGGGCTGATCGAAGCGGAATTGACCCAGCGCGGCATCGAATACGCCCTGCTGACCGGCCAGACCAAGGATCGCCGCACGCCGGTGCAGGAGTTCCAGAGCGGCAAGCGTTCGGTCTTCCTCATCAGCCTCAAGGCCGGGGGCACGGGTTTGAACCTGACGGCGGCGGACACGGTGATTCACTACGACCCTTGGTGGAACCCTGCGGCGGAAAACCAGGCGACGGACCGGGCGTATCGCATCGGCCAAGAGAAGCCGGTGTTCGTCTACAAGATGATCGCCCGGGGCACCGTGGAAGAGAAAATCCAGCAGTTGCAGCACGAGAAATCAGCGCTGGCGGCGGGTGTGCTGGATGGCCGAATGTCGGGAGACTGGCGACTGCAGGACGACGACATCGAAGCGCTGTTCGCGCCATTGCCCCTGCCGCCGAAGCGGGTGAAGCGGTAA
- a CDS encoding CsiV family protein: MRVLRSLTLLLVLIAPAAFADGIYQVELILFRQNGEPAATNQAAPEDWAAGAQPLGADNQTSTGLDALVSKLESSDTYKVLLHRAWQQPLSATPSKVAISSGQEQFGHYPIEGTVSLGLARFTDIDANFWVNQLDEHGVLVTSERMRQATRVRNGELTYMDNGSLAMLIKVTPLQAPR, from the coding sequence ATGCGTGTGCTTCGCTCGCTCACCCTGCTCCTGGTGCTGATCGCCCCGGCAGCCTTCGCCGATGGCATCTATCAGGTAGAGCTGATTCTCTTCCGTCAGAACGGCGAGCCTGCGGCCACCAATCAGGCGGCTCCGGAAGATTGGGCTGCGGGTGCGCAACCCTTGGGCGCCGACAACCAGACCTCCACCGGGCTGGACGCGTTGGTGAGCAAGCTTGAATCCAGCGACACCTATAAAGTGCTGCTGCACCGCGCCTGGCAACAACCCCTGAGCGCGACGCCAAGCAAGGTGGCGATCAGCAGCGGCCAGGAACAGTTCGGCCATTACCCCATCGAGGGCACGGTGAGCCTGGGCCTGGCGCGCTTCACGGACATCGACGCCAACTTCTGGGTCAATCAGCTCGACGAGCATGGCGTGCTGGTCACCAGCGAACGCATGCGTCAGGCAACCCGGGTCAGGAACGGAGAACTGACCTACATGGATAACGGGAGTCTGGCCATGTTGATCAAGGTCACTCCTCTTCAAGCACCGCGTTGA